One genomic segment of Microbacterium sp. ProA8 includes these proteins:
- a CDS encoding extracellular solute-binding protein: MNTRSNRRRIAALGIALAAVLPLAACAGGDAGTDNGSSEGGAGAGGTDPETFTVMTANENPVLEEQLTALSEGACEAENEALPLEHQKVAQADTVQKVTLLASQGALPTHTIAGTALIRPDGDLNAAGLVGDLKAALEDAGTWDNVLPAAASTVEQVYGGVYSMPYQYNIEGIFYNKEILADNGIEEPQTWDELVEAADTLAGAGVVPMTEAGANGWPLTRIMGMYIFRNVGPDAMAAVRDGDAKLTDPEYVAGAQALADFAEAGYFGEGFSTRDGDTSSNMFLTGQAAMTYDGSWLLSAINDPERNEIGGENVGFMPFPEVEGGEGSIDQYAANAGAPMIINAEQFGPKVVDWVSCIAENYGQQALQDAGVISGFKVNGEVTDISENTAEIQERIAGIDETVLWFEALMDSKSNSLASTNATLLTTGQMTAEDYMAQLQASIDANG; this comes from the coding sequence ATGAACACACGCAGCAACCGTCGCCGCATCGCGGCGCTGGGCATCGCACTCGCCGCGGTGCTGCCGCTGGCCGCCTGCGCCGGCGGAGATGCCGGCACCGACAACGGCTCCTCGGAGGGCGGTGCGGGCGCCGGCGGGACCGACCCCGAGACGTTCACCGTGATGACGGCGAACGAGAACCCCGTGCTCGAGGAGCAGCTCACCGCCCTCTCCGAGGGCGCGTGCGAGGCCGAGAACGAGGCGCTCCCGCTGGAGCACCAGAAGGTCGCACAGGCCGACACCGTCCAGAAGGTCACGCTGCTCGCCAGCCAGGGCGCACTGCCGACCCACACGATCGCGGGAACGGCCCTCATCCGTCCCGATGGGGATCTGAACGCCGCCGGCCTCGTCGGTGATCTCAAGGCCGCCCTCGAAGACGCCGGCACATGGGACAACGTGCTGCCGGCCGCGGCCTCCACCGTCGAGCAGGTCTACGGCGGCGTGTACTCGATGCCGTACCAGTACAACATCGAGGGCATCTTCTACAACAAGGAGATCCTCGCCGACAACGGCATCGAAGAGCCGCAGACCTGGGATGAGCTCGTCGAGGCGGCGGACACCCTCGCCGGCGCCGGCGTCGTGCCGATGACCGAGGCCGGCGCCAACGGATGGCCGCTCACGCGCATCATGGGCATGTACATCTTCCGCAACGTCGGGCCCGACGCCATGGCCGCCGTCCGCGACGGCGACGCGAAGCTCACCGACCCGGAGTACGTCGCCGGCGCGCAGGCGCTCGCCGACTTCGCCGAGGCCGGCTACTTCGGCGAGGGCTTCTCGACCCGCGACGGCGACACCTCGTCGAACATGTTCCTCACCGGCCAGGCCGCGATGACGTACGACGGCTCGTGGCTGCTGAGCGCGATCAACGATCCCGAGCGCAATGAGATCGGCGGCGAGAACGTGGGCTTCATGCCGTTCCCCGAGGTCGAGGGTGGCGAGGGCTCGATCGACCAGTACGCGGCCAACGCGGGCGCTCCGATGATCATCAACGCCGAGCAGTTCGGCCCGAAGGTCGTCGACTGGGTGAGCTGCATCGCCGAGAACTACGGCCAGCAGGCACTGCAGGATGCCGGCGTCATCTCGGGCTTCAAGGTGAACGGCGAGGTCACCGACATCTCGGAGAACACCGCCGAGATCCAGGAGCGGATCGCGGGCATCGACGAGACCGTACTGTGGTTCGAGGCCCTGATGGATTCGAAGAGCAACTCGCTCGCGTCGACGAACGCGACGCTCCTCACCACCGGCCAGATGACCGCCGAGGACTACATGGCCCAGCTGCAGGCGAGCATCGACGCCAACGGCTGA